CTGCGCAAATGGGTGCAGGCAAAGAAACCGGTGCTCGGCATCTGTCTGGGCTCCCAAATTATCTTGGACCGCAGCGAGGAAGACAACGCCGCCTGCCTTGGCATCGTTCCCGGCACCGTGAAGCGGTTTCCGCTGGAGCTCCAGGACGGACCCCAGAGACTCAAAATACCCCACATGGGATGGAACAGCGTCGAGTTCAAAAAATGGCATCCAGTGTTTGCGGGTATTCCCCGTGAATCCGAGTTTTACTTCGTTCATTCCTTCTACACCGCGCCCGCTGATGAAAACTGCGTCGCCGGCTGGACAGATTATGGGATTCGTTTCTGCTCCGCCGTGGCGCGGGGCAGCCTGGTCGCCGTTCAGTTTCACCCGGAAAAAAGCG
The sequence above is drawn from the Syntrophales bacterium genome and encodes:
- the hisH gene encoding imidazole glycerol phosphate synthase subunit HisH, which translates into the protein MIGIVDYKAGNLTSVARALSFLKEPCVVTHDSKVLDRASHIIFPGVGAAGAAMANLRERGLDEQLRKWVQAKKPVLGICLGSQIILDRSEEDNAACLGIVPGTVKRFPLELQDGPQRLKIPHMGWNSVEFKKWHPVFAGIPRESEFYFVHSFYTAPADENCVAGWTDYGIRFCSAVARGSLVAVQFHPEKSGRPGLTLLANFCRWRGDYA